The following nucleotide sequence is from Mangifera indica cultivar Alphonso chromosome 1, CATAS_Mindica_2.1, whole genome shotgun sequence.
atgttattatttcatgttgtttctattgtttaaagttcttatgattgtttaatgttgttgtgatggctataaaaaaccaaaatacagctaaaaaaaattctagatgATGGATAGGTTAGCGTTAACGCCAACCGGATGTGCCCcactgaatttattttattttttcctgttttcttctattgcacgcaattttttttattttttatgtttgtttattccAATTTGGAACTCATGTGTGTGTTGTTTTTTTGTCTTGACAGAGAGTTACATAATATATTACGAAATTGCCACtgtcatttttttcatgttttttattgttttgccttgataaatttttgtacatcagttgatgatatgatatatttttcacatatatataaagtttgattgcattggtattgcatttggggcttaatttgaaaaaaaggaagcatagtgtaatttggagtttttatgttttttaggtttatttttagttaggATGGAAAAGCTGCATTTAAGATTCGATATGGAGGCCAATgggttgaaggtgatgataatgtcacaagatatgttggtgggaatgagagagggatttgtattgacacaaatgttgattttgatggatTCATTGCAAAAATCAGCTATCGTCTAAGACTCGATCAAAGACAGTCAACTGTGCGTGTATTTACATTAGGTGATATGGGTCCAATGGAGattgtagacgatgatgatgtgGAGTTTTTTATGGTTGTAGCAAGAAGTTCACAAGGTTACACAAAACTTTTTATTACGGAGAGTTAAATTGACGGAAGGGCCAATCAACAAGGCGAAGATGTTTATGATGAAGAAAGGGAAAATCATCCGACAAATGAGTGGGCATATCCACAAAGTTTTGAAGAGTTTGGAGGGAATTATGATGTTGGTGATGATAATGACGACAacatggatgaggattatgatgTAGAAGGTAATGAGGAtgaggaggatgatgatgatgaagacgaagaaTTCTCGAGGTTTGATGACAACATATATGGTGTTCAGAGCCAAGACGCTGATAGAAGTCAAAGTCATACTTGCTACGATGAGGCTGAATGTAGCACAAGACGTCATGACTTTATGAATATTGGAGCATATCCAAGtcacatccataatccaaatccatttcaataggTTCCTGAGCCTGTTGTTGATGTTAAGAATGCATGTATTACTAACCAGGTAACATAAAGGGGCAACTGTTTACAAGTAATGGGTTTTTATAACTCTAAGGCTGAATTTAGAGCACTATTTCGAACGTATGCTTTAGAGACAAGAATTCAATGGAAGGTTGGTCACTCTGATAACATATGATATGAGTTTAAGTGCTTACACCCACAATGTAAATGGCGGGCACGAGCGATGAGAGAGCGAGATGGAGACTATTGGGTCTTACGACGTATGGATGAGACTCACACTTGTCTACGAGATCAAATATTGCCACATCACAAACAAGCTGGTGCCGAATCGTTAGGTAACATACTTAAGTTCATATTCGTGGTTGATCGTATTTATTGaccaaaggaaattattttaGACATGGCAGATAGGTACCGAATTGACATATCCTACATGCAAGCATGAtgtgccaaaacatatgcaataaatgcattacGAGGATCTCCGAAAGAGTCTTTCGGTATATTACGTGAGTACTGTCATAATTTGGAGCTTAAGAACCCAGGAACTATGACACGTATTGATGTCGATCCAGAAAAtaagttcaagttttttttcatgtgtataaGGTATTCTATACGAGGGTTCCAACAATTCTGTCTCCCGGTGATATGCATTGATGCTTCACACTTAAAAGGAAAGTATCTTGGGTCTCTTTTCATTGCTGTTGTGAAGGacggtaataatcaaatttacccaTTCGCATTCGGTATTAGGCACAAAGAGGGAATAGATACATGGACGTCGTTTTTGACATACCTTCGCATGTGCATTGGTGATTTGTCAGATTTGGCCATTATTTCTGAtcgtcatcattcaataattacatcGGTCATGAACGTACTACCTCACGCTCAtcatgggttttgtaattaccacATAAAGGGTAACATGCGTTCGCagttcaaaaaaactaaacatattgaaggaCTATTTTGGAAAGCTGCTAAGGCATATCATCTCACAGACTTTCAAGCTGCTATGAGTAGAATTGCTAGAGTAAATCCTGCTGCAGCAACCTATTTGATCGACATTGGGTATGACAAATAAGCACGTGCCCACTTTGGAGGATGGCGGTATAATATTAGGACGaccaatattgttgagtccTTTAATGCTTTAACACGGACTACTCTCGTTTTGCCAATCACTATATTGGTAGAGTTTCTTTGAAGCACGCTGCaacattgatttttcaataGGCGAAACATGGCTGGTAcgtatgactaaaatttattctgatgcttctgttttttcatcgcatttattttagttgtttttttacAAGTGAGAGATCTCACCCGTTAACACCATGGGCTGAGGACAAGCTTGCTCGACATGTGTTCAAATCTGTCAATATGATTGTTAAACTAATCAACATGCAACAATACGAAGTTCATGATTCAAGACAACAAGTGTTCATTGTGAATCTTCTATATCGAACGTGTGATTATggaaaatttcaatattctcagATTTCGTGTGCACACGTTGCAGCTATAGCAAGGTATAATAACCTATCGGACTGTGTAAGCTGGGTCAGTACATACTACTCTACTAAATATTTACGTAGGGTATATgaagaagatattaatccactagGGGATCAATCAACTTGGGCACCATCAAATATGTCTGCGATTTATCCTCCAGTGATGGAGCAACGAAGGTCAGGTCGTCCTTCCAATCATGCAAAAAGACCTTTACAAGGAGAGGAAGTTTGACAATAATACTGCAGTCGATGTCATCAACCTGGTCATACTCGTTTGAAATGTTAGAGTCCAGCACCAGTGTTTGTGGTTAGCTCGTCCCGCACACCCAGTAACACACCAACCTGAGGTCGTCATACTCATGATGCAACCCATACGGTCGACTAGGTTATCATGTTGAATCTTCTATTGGGTTTTGTACATGTACGCAATGGCAATGGATTTTAATGTATTGcatatttaatttgatgtaatttatctattaggttttatagaatttttaatgtattgcattttattattgtttttgttagcctatcattttttattatatatatatttaaattttttcccaTACCgtgtttcaataaaacaatgtgaAAAATACacaatacaaacaataatatattgacATCATTcgaacaataataaaatacaccatacaaacaataataaaatgacatcattcaaataataataaaatacacctttcaatcaataataaaatacatctttcaaacaataataaaatgacatccaatTCATATGCATGCCCGTCCATCCATGCCTTAATTGAAATCCTCAAAGGCTGCATTGTCACATtccaattgaattgaataaatacaaCCAATTTAGTAAAGTTTGCTgacatataaataaactcataaatattaaatacttaCTGAAGGCCCTTCCTTGGAATATGGTTGTAGCCACATTCTTTCTTAACCTCCTGGAATGTGTCGATGTGAAATTAAATGACTGATTTTGGGCAAGGTATTCCATAAACATGAGTAAAAAAATGTCATAGTCTTTGCTTCCAATATCCTGTTTTGGCACATCACGAACACACCTGTATTGTAATGTCGGTGAAGTATCTGGCGATGGAATTCCCTTTAATACATAGAAGTTACTCACCTTCATTAGGTGTGTTAGTGTCCTAAATGGCATCAATAACTTCTTCACCCTTTCTATGCTGTTAGTATATTGGGCAGAGTCGTATATATACATCCTCCAATCATTGTTATCCAATATGCCACACACCCAATGTTGGTTGTCGAAGTTGAGAGGAATGAATACCTGTCGaccaatgaagagaaataagtaccaataatcaattttatcataaacaaCTTATAGTTGTATACCACCTTGTCAACACCACTCCATGGCCAAAAGAATTCTTTTGTCCGAAGGCATGAGATGCCATTGATTTGATCTAGAAAAAACGTGGGCCACTCCATATTTGCACCCAATTGTTTAAACTCACTGTAACACTGTGGAAGAAGTCCAACAAACTAGGTCGAAACAGTCGTCCAGTTACCATCTAGATAAGATTTATGGAGTATACCCATAAAAGCTTTGATATGTTGTGTACACAGATAAATCACATCATAAGTTGAACTTGATAACCAATATGAACAAATACAAAGGAAGGGTACATACCGTGTTTTCTACCCATTGCCCTAGTGTTACAATTTGGGTCCACCATGGTTTGGGCATTTGGGTGGTCGTTTCGGATGGTCCCCCGAGAAATACACGTCAAGTGTCTTTATCAAACGTTTGATGGTACCATAATGTGAACTCTGAATAGGACTCAACCAATCGCGGGTCTGAATGACGACCCTCAATTACtaattgtttattctttttttccttaTCTGAATTTGTGAATGGACTTACcaactattttcctttttgcagTACACGTCCGAAAGCTGACACTTTTTTAGTTGTCATCGGCTTCTGAACAACTATTGGTTGGTCCTGCACTTGTTGTTGGACATCATCGTCTGATGATTTGTCTAActaaaaaagttaacaaatttatttttatcattattttataattaagcaattgaaaataaaaattaagtaatacaactaattgaaaataaaaattaagtatggtGGCTAATAACCTGTACTGATTCTGATGCCTGAACATAAGAATCCTCAAGTCCTACAATACGATTATTTAATGATGACATTTTTTCCTACATCTCCCCCTGAAGCATTGATGTTTGTTGTTGCAATTGGTCTTGTATCTCCCCCCAAAACATCGAtgtttgttgttgccattggtcCTGTAACTCCCCCCGAAACATTGATATTTGTTGTTGTCATTGGTCTTGTAACTCCCCCCGAAACATCGATTGTTGTTATTGTCATTAGTCCTGTATCTCCCCCCGATACGTCGATGTCTGCTATTGCCAATAGGATTGCATCTCCTCATGAAATGTTAACAACTGTCGCTCCCACTCTACGCGTATCATTACAACGTACTGGTCCAATTGCTGCTGCATCTGAGAGCTGATGCCTCTTCCATGttccattaatatttgttaaaaacgGTCGTATGAAACACCACTGTATGACGTCCCATAGACCGAGTGTCTTATAGGCTCATTTATCGGATGCTCTCGAGAATGGGAGGTGTGGGAAGTAGACTTCTATGGTGGGGAAACAGGTACATTAGGTATGTACCTACGTGACTCTCGGGGGTATGCTGTACGGGAGGATGACACCTGTGGAGAGGATGTATGTCCAATAGAAGACGTCTTAGGAACCATGAGTCTGGCACCTCAGGATGAAGAAATTCGTACGAAAGTAGTGGAAGACGAAGAAAACCCTCTGGGGGCTGTTTGAAAAGCAACAAGATGGTTCAACTGGATGGCATCATCATCGTCTGAATGTGTAGATGGTGCGTGTTCTCCTATAAACTTCAAAGCTCGAATATACCACTTAGAGTAACGCTCAATCTCAATCGGATGTAATGCAGTTGTAATCTCCTCCTAGaacatgaaagaaatttataaaaattattgaaatacaaaacagaataataaaataataatgagcAACATACCGGAGAAGCGTCCCAAAGTATCAATATGTCATCCTATGTAGGTAGTACAACTGTTTTCCATTTTAGGATACGGGGAATTCGATCATTTGCTTCCAAACGAATATAAGGCGATAGATTCTAAATTgtctcataaatccaatactGCACAATGTATAacatttatggttagtatttacaatACTCAATATGAATGTaaactttatctattatatgataCTTGAAAAGCAATCGGGTATCCCAAAATACTGTAACTAAGAAGTGGGAGCGAACTAATGTATGGCGGGTAATGTTAaacacaatattgatatttgttatgtatACCTTTTCATATAAAGTCAACTGTTTTATTCCATGTCAGTGTTCCCCATGGGTATcgactaaatgcatctaaattgtTCGCTATATGCAAAAAATGATCAGATACTTTGGTTCTGTTGTCCGCCCCTAATAATCCTACAAATGCGTAATATAATACTGCAAATTTCATTGCGTCGTCATCATTGTCTCCCCAAACTTCATTGTCAAATGTTTGCTCAATCTCCCTATGAGACAACAACTTGTGAATGTTCGGGAAGTATTCCTCTCTCAATTGAGGCGTATCCATGCAATCAACGTAATTGGACACGTCCATGTTCTCCCCGAAAATCAAACCAGTCACGAGTGCAAACTCAACAGGGCTGAATCGGAattcaacaccatttattcTGAACCACATTTCTTTGTTTGGGTTCCCGTGGTTGATCATACGTAATAACATTGCTTGAATAAAAACAACACTGAACTGTGGCTCCGTCAAATCTAATAAATGTCCAAAACAAGTTGTCCGAAAAATGGCTCGTTGActaaatgttagtttattcctaattatagtcaGAGTGTCCATTTTTGTCCGAAGCGTCATGTGCACACGGAATCTGTATGCATCGTGGAATCTGTACGCCCCCTCTTGATGGTTGATTGCAAATgcctgaaaatatatattaattccttaaattacaataatgaaagaaattggattattattagtaaattaaacatAGCATGAATGCAAACATGTAAACTGTACAAACATGTcttaaaaattccaaaagcaaTAACTCACAGGattcatgtataaaaattaatgtacTGCTTTAACATAACACAATTTCTTCTTCACATTACTACAATAATCGGTTATGCACAAACTATATAGATAGAAAGATatgactaaaataataataataattaaaaaatgggcAAAAATGTTTTACACAGGAAAAAGGGGgaaggttattttaattaatttcttgtaAAACAAtagatttatcaattttgttatcaatttaattttttatctgttttaattttttatatctttcttttacattttaaaaaaactgtAAATTTCACGCTGAACTAAATtagtcataattaaatatatgtatatttagaAAATGCACGCTGAAAGAACTTAAATTTCATACAACTAAAAGtcaattaagaaataatttacattctcattacaaagagaaagaataatTGAATTCTAGAAGAACAATAAAAGCTAACTAAATGCAAAATTCGAACCCTTCCAATCAACTTGACTTCATTCTCCGCAAGCAtagacaaaattataaaattgtttccTTAGCTTAAACCATCAACCTACAGTTTACTTCTACAACgaatttaacccaaaaaaatgaaaaaggacaaAATTGCTAAATTATGCTAAACTATATAATTTAACCCACAAAAATCTTTGATCATATTAAtccaacccaaaaaaataaaacctttgaaaatatattttattaaatttgatataataaaacctAACCCACAAAATTATGCTATAATCCAACCCAACGTAATGGGAAAATTATGCTAAACTACATGATCTAACTCACAAAAATCTTTGATCATATTAAtccaacccaaaaaaataaaacctttgcaaatatattttattaaatttgatataataaaacctAACTTGTCTTCATGCCATTACATTGATAGTATTGATGGTCGATGAAGCTATTTGTTGGATTTTCTTCTGAACGAGAAAATAACCCGAAGCAAGCAACTAAACACTTCTGTGGGAAATATGAAAGCAAACAACTTAAAACTTTagtgggaaaaaaatgaaaacacttgTACATATATATTTCCAAATCAAGCACAACGTTCCAGTGAATTATTGAGACATAGCAGccaatgaattattaaaatatgggCACTATTCATGTCAgtgaattattcatatatattctttaGGATA
It contains:
- the LOC123216714 gene encoding nucleosome assembly protein 1;1-like, whose translation is MGPMEIVDDDDVEFFMVVARSSQGEDVYDEERENHPTNEWAYPQSFEEFGGNYDVGDDNDDNMDEDYDVEGNEDEEDDDDEDEEFSRFDDNIYGVQSQDADRSQSHTCYDEAECSTRRHDFMNIGAYPSHIHNPNPFQ
- the LOC123216780 gene encoding uncharacterized protein LOC123216780; translated protein: MTRIDVDPENKFKFFFMCIRYSIRGFQQFCLPVICIDASHLKGKYLGSLFIAVVKDGNNQIYPFAFGIRHKEGIDTWTSFLTYLRMCIGDLSDLAIISDRHHSIITSVMNVLPHAHHGFCNYHIKGNMRSQFKKTKHIEGLFWKAAKAYHLTDFQAAMSRIARVNPAAATYLIDIGCFFTSERSHPLTPWAEDKLARHVFKSVNMIVKLINMQQYEVHDSRQQVFIVNLLYRTCDYGKFQYSQISCAHVAAIARYNNLSDCVSWVSTYYSTKYLRRVYEEDINPLGDQSTWAPSNMSAIYPPVMEQRRSGRPSNHAKRPLQGEEV